ATGCTATTCCTCCATGGCCACGTCAAAAAAGTGAAACATGGACCCACCGAATAAAAGTCAACTGACAATATAAGTTATAGATACAATcatcccaaaatgaaataagtacGACCACCAAAGACActaagtccctatacaaccaaattaacttgATCATTCAACAGTaactacaataacatgggtgacctccacacactccgCAAGTGCCTTATGACGCATTATTCATCTTCGAAGTAACCTCCTCCTCATCAACATCCATAGAAGGATCGGTCTCCTCAGAAGTCAGATCTACCTACGAGATAGGTGGCTTCGGCGGCGCTAGGATCTCAAAATAGTCCGCTATTTCAGCAAAAGTCGGTAAGGATCATTCACCGAAAATGGAAGCTCTGACTCGACCTGCCTAGACGGTCCTGCAATATCTCTTCCTACTGGCATCATCCCCTTATCCTATCCGCCAGTCCCCGACTCAACCACTGTATCTCCAGCTTCTACGGTGGCCTCCCCCTCAACTCTAACTAAGGAATCCTCTATATTGTCCCATGCTCCACTCATTCCAAGCACCAATCCTGAAGGTACCGAATAGTCGATCCTCTCGCGAGTGAGCTCCACGAGGTATACTGCTCCAGCTTTCCTACTTGTCCTCACTAGCTTCCCCGTATAAGTAGCCCTACTTGAGATGAGGTCGTATACCCAAGTAGTTGGCAAGTCTCgatcagggaagtctaacgGTGTTTCCGTCGTCAATGTAACAATCAGTGAAATGAACTCAGGTATCATCttagggcaaagcccaaatttctacaataattgtaaagggtcaccaaccgaaattaacaaatatcaacaacattaatcatacatcaattACACATATAGAGTCcctatatgcaaactaaaaatttagaaggagcccttaccttcgttATTGCTTTCTTAACCGTTTTTGCTACCGCGATCAAATACGGTGAAAACTATCGCTCACGTCGACACCTCAAAAGTTAGCTCACAAGCATCGTAGTGTGGAGAAAAGTAACTTTCTCTCCTGACACTTCTCGAATGAAAGCTtagatttagaagaaaaaaaaagatttttgtttgtttttaaaaaaataaatcaccaacaccgttttctaaacagaggaagaagagaacGCTCGAGGCACAAGGGAAAATATTTTTagcttttcttttttctttttttccttcctttctctcactcgagtatatatatatatatatatatatatatatatatatatatatgtaattataaccaaatcaaataaatatctaaatactcttacacacatcacttcaCTTACATCTCAATATAATTCAAtcaaaatatctactctcgtcgcagcTCAGTTaacagataattttttttttgtaacaagtgatattttaaaaaaactgtccggtattaaattttatgtaaaataattaaattaataattaataattaataattaataattaaattacatatatatatatatatatatatatatatatatattaatttccaaaatcaaataaaattggGCTAAATGCCTAAgtaatttaatacaaaataccctaaaattacataaattagagtttaaaattaagggttttaTAGGTTCCATTATTTACATTATGTTCCAGAATTTGATCAAAAATATACAAAGAACATATCATTAAAAGAATCTCTCCAAAGAACAACGGCAAAAGCTATACTTCATAATCTaccaagcaagatcattctccaagtttGAGCAAGCATCAAGTATGAATTTGACATATTTGATTGGACACTTCAGTTGTACTTTTGAGCAGCCTACACATGTGATAAAAAGAAGGGAATCACTTCAGGACAACTATCAAAGAAGCCTAAACCCCAACAACCCTCAAAGCagaaacgaagatcgttcttgctttgcaagaacattcttgctttaAGGCAGAGTGATGGCTAAGATAAACAAGTACAACCTGGATAGAAATGATAAAGTCATTGCCCCATTGACACACATACATAACAGAAACGTTTGGCACGCAACAGCTGTAAGAAGTTCAAAATCCAGCAAACCGCTCAAAACagaaaatgaagaacgttcttgttttTACAGCTGTAATCCAAGAATGTTAtggtttacaaagaacaaaatCTAATGTAATTTAAGATCGATCTAGGCTACGAAAGTACATCTATCTATACTATAAATCATTAACATTCATTACAGATGAATTTATTAATCTACACAAGATCATTTTGGATAGATTCGATCAAAGAGGATCAACAAAGGCAAAGCAAGACATCAAGAACaaacatcaagatcaatcttcaaaTTGATGAGATATGAGCAAGGACACCCATGACAACAAGGGCATTGTTGTTGCACCTTTTTGCAGAAAGCACATCATGTTTTTGAGACAAAAAGACTGACCCATAACAGTTGTCAAAATCCAGCACttatacaaaacaaaaaagaataatgttcttgttttacaaaataacattctggttattctcttttaaagatagaattaaaacaaataattttccaCAATCCAAACCAtatattaaagagtatcaagactaCTCAAATCAATGGTGATGCACAAAACTCGAGCTGAATGcccaaagaagaaaaacaacgtcaagattgatcttcaaaTTGATGAGTTATGAGTAAAaacacaagtacattgtacttacaatattctgCATAAAGCTCTGCATAATTCTAATTGGAAACAATacaaaaatgacaactcatttaCTTTTTCCATGAGACCCAAAAGCAAAAACGTTCTTtgtttgtcaagaacgttctggacagtaatataaacacatgtttaattgctttaaaatataactgacacttgggaagtgtgtccaacatatatattcattttaaactgaatattcaaagttttttatcatctataaattgaagatcaatttgaagatgaaggcaagagttcaatctacaaatctaccaacacttatttaagtaataacaagtcaaaaactcttcaagcaaactacaactctcttcactatatctttggatcattatttactgagtttgttttttatttatctcaaacaacttttgagaagtttcaagatcccaaacacttttatcatatgcatcatttgtaactcaagtctatctttcaTGTTAGTgggtgtgtttgtaaaaatcttttcaaggctgaaaggtgaatattgtaattgatcaaagtATAATCAAGAGAAAAGGTATGAAGGAGAATATTCTTAATTATGAAGcacatagtgaaaatctcacggttgtgaggatgAGATGTAACCCACTTTGAGGGGGAACTATGATATATTGTTGTGTGAATTCTCTTTCTCTTATCTCCATTTATTTACCACTCACTTAGCACTGATCACATCGTgaagttattattgttatattactAATGAAAAACGTTCTCCTTTTATTGTTTAtcaaaccaagatcattcttgagttaatttaaattaaacacgtgaatcaaaattttaaaaggatcacaattcaaacccctcatttcttgtgattgacattgctacttcaccCTTCCCACCAATATGAGAGAAACTACCCATGGACTTCCTACTCAAAGCATTTGCAACAACGTTTGTCTTCCCTGGATGGTACAAGATTATgcaatcataatctttcaagGGTTCCATCCATcttctttgttttatatttaaatctcGATGTTGAAAGATATACTTAAGACTTTTATGGTCGGTATAAATCTCGCAAGTTTCACCATATAGatagtgcctccaaatcttTAGAGCAAAAATCACTGTAGCCATCTCCAAATCATGTGTGGGATAGTTTACCTCATGCCTCTTGAGTTGTCTAGATGTATAGGCAATAACCTTACCTTGTTGCATTAGTACACAACCGAGACCAACTctagaagcatcacaataaactacATAAATTTTACCACCTAGGAGTAATGCCAAAATAGGTGCTGACGTCAAGTACTCCTTCAATTTTTGGAAGCTTTCCTCACATGCATTAGTCCATCAGAACTCAACTTTCTTCTGGGTCAACCTAGTCAACGAAGATGCAATTTTTGAGAAATACTTCACAAAATGTCGATAATAACCAAGTAAGCCAAGAAATATATGAATCTCCTTTATTGTTTATCAAACCAAAACATCGATATTAACCAGCTAAACCTAATTTGAAGTAAACTAAATTCTTACAATAGGATTTAATTTGTAATGGAAGCAAGTTAGATTATTTAGCGTGGATAAATTGTTagattatttaatttgtaatggaattgattgaatttataCATGTTCGATAAGACATATTGAAAGAATAAGCAAGTTGTTGATAGGGATGAGAATGTGTTAGGCCGTcccgtcaggggcctatggtctGTCCTACTTATGGTTTtgctatttttaaaatctatttatttaaataggtcagactcaggcttataaaaatgCCTAATAGACATGACAGGCTGAcctatgtatattttattatttattaatgttattttttattaataatattgtttcatattttaaagtctatcaattcAGGGGCCTATTGTCTGTCCTACTTAtggtttttctatttttaaaatctatttatttaaataggtcagactcagacttataaaaatgTCTAATAGGCTTGACAGGTCGGCCtatatatacattattatttattaatgttattttttcattaataatattatttcatattttaaagcCTATCAATTAGGCTATtactcagtagtcgttccatattctcACTGttcttttcttctcattttcttttcaagttcaatcgttcatattattatttaagtatTATACTATATAAGATTTCAATATTTACAACTTCAAAATCTTATACTATGTAATAATTGGTGCGTTTGtttctggaaaaaaaaaaacatctattctttgaaatcaaaaataattttttagggtttaaaagatgtttgtttcaaaaaattttaaaataattttgttagaaaaatcattttttgtttaatatatatacacatatgtACATTGGTATTTGTATGTGGAGAACATCATGTAAATTGGTATGGATAGAGCATCATATGTATATAAGGACTAAATATAGAttcattatgtttttttttttgttttctttgaagGTTGTTGCATTACAGacttgttagttattattttattagatttgattataattttattagtttttcttgTATATAAAGGTCTAGCttagcctatttaaaaaaaatataaaatataacatttaaatattttaatgtgaataaaacttttaaatagactttcaggttagaccaaacttttaaaaaagttagaTCAGACCggagaaaaaaaatctatgataGGCCGTATGTCAGACTtatgcctaaaaaattaatgttaaaagttcagacctttcaaagtctaatatggtctgacctattcccacccctaatcgTTGATATTTAAAATAGTGTAAGATTCGAGAACAAGACACAAAGCAATAGTAGAAAATCATTATATGATGATTATACTAAATTCATAAAACTATCAAAGGTGTTGAAGTTATACAACTTGATAACATGTGATAAGATATTGACAAGTGTATTAGATCGTGCAAGAAAAAGTGAGAATATGATAGAGTAATCATCATATGCCTATGACCTAATCTACATTAATACATTAAGCCTAgatcaaattaaatatgatttttttaggGACAAGCTGATATTACAACACTCTTGGGAGGAACTAAGTCGTCCAATCGTAGATAGCAAaaaacaagtttattcaaattcaACTTTGGTGCAGCACAGTAGCACATCTATAGTCACTATTTAGGAAGACTTtgtactaaataaaataaagtattgtAGAACAATAattgtttgttcaaattctactATATTATAACTCTAAAGCATCAATATAGCCGCTATTTGATAACTTTGGCTTGGAATCCACGCAGATTAGAACCCAATGATCAAATATTGGATGAATCAACTTTTAAACTAGAAATATCATATCTGAAAAGCAAATTCGAAATCTGCACTTCGAAAGCTGGTACTGTGACTTCGATATCCCTGACAGCAGTGAAACCAAATCCCATAAATATCTACTGGTCCTCTATCTTTACATGTCCATCTAAGCTATGCAAAGTATCAGATATGCCAACAGAGTAGATGGTTGATTTGTCTCCAGCAATGAATTCATATACTATGTTGTTCACCTCAATATAACTGAGACCCGGCATCTTTTCCACGCCTGCATCCCGCATAACCTTCCTTACCATCCTAGATTCATTCCATCTACCAAGTGAAGCATAGGTATTCGACAAGAGTGAATAATTCCCAGAATGGTTGGGCTCCAACACTGTGAGATGACGCAATGCTTCCGCTGCTAGCTCAGCATCGCCGCATCTAGTTGATGAAGCAAGAAGGGATCCCCATATAGCTGCATTTGCTTCAAATGGCATCTGGGAAACCAGTTCTTTTGCTTCTTGAACAAGGCCAGCACGCCCAAGCAAATCAATCATGCAGCCATAATGTTCAACCTTAGGTTCGATTCCATATCTAGACCTCATAGACGTGAAATAATTGAGGCCTTGTTCGACCAATCTAACATGGCTACAAGCACATAGGACGGCGATAAAAGTGACTTCGTTTGGCTTGACTCGACCCTCCTTCTCCATGCGAGAAAATACATGAAGGGCCTCCTTTCCTAAACCATGTAAAGCAAGCCCGGCGATCATTGTTGTCCATGTTATAATTGTTTTATGATTCATATTCTCAAACAATTTTAGTGCTTTACTAATGTTGCCTGATTTGGCATACATGTCTATGAGTGAGTTGTAAAGAGGAACGATCTTGTTCAATTTGTGCTTTTCAATGTAGTTGTGGATCCATTCTCCCAAGTGAAGAGCACCCAAATCAGCACAGGCAGATAGCACAGCTAAAATTGCAATTTCATCTGGCTTCACATTCTCAAGCTGCATTCTACGGAAGAGCTTAATAGCCTCATTGGGATTATGAGCCTGCATAGGCATTTGGTAAACATAATAGGACAGTACAAATCAGAATATATGGATCTATTTAATGGTTGATGCATCTTTATTTATTTGGTGCACAATAGACTAACATCgaataatgattaatattttattttataaaataacaaatgtgATCCTTTTTTAACATATCAATGATTAAAAGTAAATTGGTCCATCATAGATTACAAGTAGAAGTTAAGagaatttgggattttgaattATCTTCTACTGTCGTCATGCATTCACCTATTTGTAGATCTTAGACTTAGGATAAAGATCAAACTGTTTCATATtctaaaatgtaaattaaaaatttggtgaAGTCAGAATACAAGCtgtcttatatttttatctaaCGGTCAAGATTCCCTAACCATGCGACTGCATGCTTCAGGTCACCGGTGGCCATTCAATCAAAATCAGACGGTCTAGActcaaactcaattttttaaattataaaacaaaaattaaaatacgtATTTTTATAAACCGTCAGATTTTGATCAAACGGTAACCAATGTCCCAAATGCGTGATTGTGTCAAGTCTCTCGAGGAATTCAAATTCCATTCAAAAGGTACCTGCGTGTAACCCGAAATAAGAGCCGTCCATGAAAAAACATTCTTATCCATTTGAGGCATTTTATCAAACAACTTCTGTGCATTAAACACATCACCCACTTTAGCATAACCCACAATCATAGCATTCCAAACAGCACCGCCATCTCCTCCAAACAACACCAATCCATCATCAAACACCTTCCGTGCAGACCAAACATCATTACCACAACAACAATACATTTGAACAATCGAAGCAACAACACTAACATAACAATCCAAACCAGTAACAACACCAATACAATGAACCTGTTTTCCCAAAACGATGTCGTTTAAAGAACCAACAGCTTTCAAAACGTAAGGCAAAGAGTAGGAGTCAAGCGACAAGCCGAGACGACGAACGACGTTGAATAACGAAACGGCACGTGTAGGGTTGGATGAAGAAAATGCGTAGATTATGTTGTTGTAGACGAAGATGGGAAATGGACGGTTGTGATTGAGAGAGGTGAAGATTGAAAAAGAGTAGTTTGGGAAATTGAGAGAAGCAGATTTATGAATGAAACGGGAGAGGTGGATGTCGTTTTGGAAGAGTGATGTTTTTAGCATGAAGGAGTGTGTTTGTTGGAGATGGGTTAGGTTGGTGCAATGAGAGAGTAGTTGTTGGAGTATTTGTTCTGATGTTAGTGTCCATGTTTTTTGACAGTGGTGTATGGTGTTGGAgagtatttgaattagtggcgAATTCATAGATAAACATGACCATGTATTCGGTCACCGAGAGATTACCATAGTGGTGTGGTCTGGTCGCTGGAGTATAGATGATGATGGCGCGAAGTGTTTGAATTCCTTGCGGCTAGAATATAACTCCTATAAAGTCTGCTCTCAAAAATCTCATACTAAAGTTGAAACATTAAGTCCTatcctaaaataaatttttaagattttaatttattatttttttgtagacTTAAATTCTAATTGAATacatttttttgagaaaatataaaaaaattacaatttttatcaaaaaaaattaatttttctttttaaaaaaagtgggtccttaagcccacaaaattttaggatttttatttttgttttttagagcCTTTTAAACTATGAATTTTGATAATTCAACTATGCATCCCCACACTTAAATTTGTCATCTCCAATCAacgtgaaaatacaattttgtccTTTGAAACTTCTCATTTTTTCAGAATTTTCGAATTaggaaaatttcgaaacttttcaaattttcaaaatagagaatacattttaaaaaattgaaaattttggaaagtttcgaaattttcctatttcaaaagttttgaaaattctagaattttctattttgaaagtttcgaattgtttgaaagttttgaaaattctgaaaaaaaaaaaagtgaagttTAAAAggacaaaattgtattttcgcGTTGATTATGAGATGACAGGTTTAGATGTAAAGGTGCACGGTAAAAtcctttgaaatttttttatcccTTCAACATGTGGATTGAGACCAACAATTAATGGGATTGTGAAATTGATTGTTCTATCTGTAATAAAAGTTTTCACATGTTTATGAGATGTTAtccattatataatatttaatcaaacaattcaaaaaatatatacttttattttaaactttagGTCTTAACATCACTTATTAGTTTGGAGTTATGAGCTTGACTATCCCACCTGCTAAGAGCATACatcatttcaaaatcaaagttACAATCAATTGatatgttttattatatctttttatgATTGTTACGATAACTACTTAGGTCTCCTCCTCTTATCACTATTGAAATATATGTACCATCAATAGCTCCAATAGCTCCAATGCAATCTTAAAGTAAGAATAAAACCATACTATAGAACTATTTTCACAAGATAttccatttttaataataatcttAGGTTCCTCATAATGAACCATTTTTATTAAGTTTGTTGTAATTTGAGTGAGAcgaacaaataataaattatttattgttaatatattataaatattatgatgTATTGAAATTGTATtgattactatatttaaaagattatgagaAACTCAATATCATGTAGTTCTTCTATACTTCTTTACTAGCAGTGAAAGTCTTTATAACAGAGTTTCGTTCCactaaaaaattatgatgtaTCAATTTGaacaatataacaaaaaaattatgattatattaaaaaaaaaaaaaaaaaaaaaactcattcaaCTCTAATaatgattataaattttaggAAATGAAACTTTAAAGGAAACATAACTTACACTGATAAAAGTAATACTTGCATACAAttaacattttcaaattgaaaCCACATAgatagttaataataataataataaaattaataataataataataataataataacaacacataaatattaaatagttttaatgaccaataaaaaaaaaacattgaatcAATAGGAAGTGAAGTTCcataaaaagaataatagaaAGTGTCATGTaaacatcaaatttttttatcacatgAAAAACTCCTATTTTCTTGGATATGCTGAGCAAGATCCTatgcaaaaattaattttgaataaattgattttaattaaaattaaattgaatataaagtgttttatgtttagatatatttaaataaaagtaaattgaacaataaattttaatataaaatccacatttagaatcataaacTACAAATACcaacttttaactaaaatcaattttactcgATAGTactaaaatatgtcaaaaaaattGACTTTAACTCAAAAAATGGAATCAAACATGCACTTAAAAGATAAAGTCGCACTTTTAGTATCATCATACTAGTAATTTGTGAAATGTGAGGAGGCAATTCAgtaagtatattttattttaaatgaactTAACTAATTTTATTCATCTGATATAACTAAATGAAAACCCAACCTTGCCATTTGAAGTTAAAATGGGGAGAAAATGGCTcctatttttaaattgatatcCCAAACGAACAACATAATATCATTCTATATCTATACCAAAATGTGTCTCTACAACACATGTTAATTCAATTTCTCCACAGTAACATCAATGCTGTTAAAGACTGACCTATGGGACACTAATGAAAACGTTAAAGCATAAAACTTAATCCGAGAGGAAGCTGAAAGTACACAAGTTGTAAAGAAAAGTAAGAAAAAAACCCTGCCCTGCTCATTGGAATATTTTTACTTCCATTTTTGGATGGGAGATAATGATGGTAGTGTAGATTTTGCAGCCTCATCACGAGATTTTGTTTGCAGCACTAATTCCTCAACCTTTTTGTATTTGCATCAAGCATCATGAATCTTCAAGAGAATCTTCTGAATCTGAAATATCTACCATCTTCTCAAGTGAATCTAGGTTGCCAGCTTCAGAAGTTGTGTGTAATCTGAGTTTGTCAGCATCATCACTGTGGAAAAAGAAAACCAAGAAATATTTCTATCTGAGCATGCTATTTAGTATTCTGACAACAAAAACAGTATACTACTGATAAAAGAAGTTCAAATGGATTTCTAGCAGGCTGTACATTCATAGCACCTT
The genomic region above belongs to Cicer arietinum cultivar CDC Frontier isolate Library 1 chromosome 4, Cicar.CDCFrontier_v2.0, whole genome shotgun sequence and contains:
- the LOC101513381 gene encoding pentatricopeptide repeat-containing protein At5g56310, producing the protein MNSPLIQILSNTIHHCQKTWTLTSEQILQQLLSHCTNLTHLQQTHSFMLKTSLFQNDIHLSRFIHKSASLNFPNYSFSIFTSLNHNRPFPIFVYNNIIYAFSSSNPTRAVSLFNVVRRLGLSLDSYSLPYVLKAVGSLNDIVLGKQVHCIGVVTGLDCYVSVVASIVQMYCCCGNDVWSARKVFDDGLVLFGGDGGAVWNAMIVGYAKVGDVFNAQKLFDKMPQMDKNVFSWTALISGYTQAHNPNEAIKLFRRMQLENVKPDEIAILAVLSACADLGALHLGEWIHNYIEKHKLNKIVPLYNSLIDMYAKSGNISKALKLFENMNHKTIITWTTMIAGLALHGLGKEALHVFSRMEKEGRVKPNEVTFIAVLCACSHVRLVEQGLNYFTSMRSRYGIEPKVEHYGCMIDLLGRAGLVQEAKELVSQMPFEANAAIWGSLLASSTRCGDAELAAEALRHLTVLEPNHSGNYSLLSNTYASLGRWNESRMVRKVMRDAGVEKMPGLSYIEVNNIVYEFIAGDKSTIYSVGISDTLHSLDGHVKIEDQ